A window of the Cannabis sativa cultivar Pink pepper isolate KNU-18-1 chromosome X, ASM2916894v1, whole genome shotgun sequence genome harbors these coding sequences:
- the LOC133032266 gene encoding peptidyl-prolyl cis-trans isomerase FKBP16-3, chloroplastic-like — MAVIYYPFLNVTDSSFEFLVLMASSSSTLLLPLGKSPFDSSQGICSRKFSSGVVRCSNLELKASNCDEIKLSKRRREVIGLMLGASSLFVESFAANGAGLPPEDKPKLCDVACEKELENVW, encoded by the exons atggCAGTGATATATTATCCGTTTCTGAACGTTACAGACTCAAGTTTTGAGTTTCTCGTACTAATggcatcttcttcttcaactcTGCTGCTTCCATTAG GTAAAAGCCCATTTGATAGCTCTCAAGGGATTTGTAGTAGGAAATTTTCAAGTGGGGTTGTGAGATGTTCTAATTTGGAACTCAAGGCTTCAAATTGCGATGAAATTAAGCTAAGTAAGAGAAGAAGGGAAGTGATTGGATTGATGCTTGGAGCTTCAAGTCTGTTTGTTGAGTCATTTGCAGCCAATGGAGCTGGGTTGCCTCCTGAGGACAAGCCTAAGCTCTGTGATGTTGCTTGTGAAAAGGAGCTTGAAAATGTATGGTGA